Within Mucilaginibacter inviolabilis, the genomic segment TGGTACAACCCGAAGTACGCCGTCACCTCCAGCTAAATAGAGTGCCGTGGTTACGACCTATACTATGGGGATATAAATTTTTGAAATTATTAAAACTACATGCTTTTTTACGCAATGCCTTGCTACCTGCGGCGTACAAAGCGCAGATAAAAGATCTTGATCAGGTATACCTTCAATCTTAAAAACGGTGAGAACGGCGCACTTTTTTATATTCGTTAAGCAGCAGGCTTTATCATGCCTGTTCCCGGTATTAGTTTTTTTAATGCTTGCGGCTTCGCACTTATTTAAGCTGGTTATCCCTCGGTATGATTTTATGCTGATAGCCTGCGTATCGATCCAAATCATAATGTACTGCACCAGGATCGAAACCAAAGACGAAGTGCTGGTAATCTGTGTGTTTCACCTGTTGGGCCTGGTCATGGAGTTGTTTAAAGTACATTATGGCTCCTGGACTTACCCAGAGTTTGCCTACACCAAGCTTTTCGGCGTACCTTTATACAGCGGCTTTATGTATGCCAGCGTGGCCAGCTATATGTGCCAGGCATGGCGGCGGCTTAAACTGAACATTACCAACTGGCCGCATCACCATATAGCACGCATC encodes:
- a CDS encoding DUF817 domain-containing protein is translated as MRTAHFFIFVKQQALSCLFPVLVFLMLAASHLFKLVIPRYDFMLIACVSIQIIMYCTRIETKDEVLVICVFHLLGLVMELFKVHYGSWTYPEFAYTKLFGVPLYSGFMYASVASYMCQAWRRLKLNITNWPHHHIARIIGALIYLNFFTNKFIYDVRYLIGLLILYFFWRSAVIFDLKGKLYRIPTILSFLLIGFFIWLAENVATLLGAWKYAYQHNGWTVVNYQKISSWGFLVIVSFIIVAELKMLKSGVKKSVAPITDAVHY